The Rattus rattus isolate New Zealand chromosome 8, Rrattus_CSIRO_v1, whole genome shotgun sequence genome contains the following window.
TCCTACTGGGCCAGTTCATCCACGCACAGCATCAGGGGGCATTCAATTAGTAGAAGGGGCAAGGCCTGGGCAGCACCCTCGACGTTAGTCATGCTGACAGacagcagagaggaaacagaggccagagaagtgattttaaaaggaaaaagagcagCTTCAGTCATCAAAAAAttgaaagaatgatttttttttcttaaaaaataaaacatgaggactttttttttctctgcaatgCTCAGCCATTTTTCTGAAGACATAAAAAAGTTTTAAGAGTTTTGGCCTAAACATTCCCGAGAGCGGATGGGAGTGCTGTGATGTGGTCTGAGTGGCAATGCTGGTCAAGGTCCTTCAGACCACATACTGGTACGGGTCTGCCTTCCCTTGGTCTGGTGTGGCAAAGGGGCTGGCCCAGCCTAAAGAGAAAGGGTGGCCAAAAACGGCTTTCATGTTCATCCACTTTGTTTTTTTAGcccatcttctctcttcctttttcaatTGTTCTATTCCCTGAAAACAAGAACAATCACACTTTCAGTCAAGCATTCCACCTCTGTAGTTTTCAGAGGGATGTCCACATGCCTCAGGTAACCAGAGTGAACACTTCCTTTTCAAAGCAGTAAAGCTATCTACACAATGAAGCTTTCTTTAGTCTCTCATAACAAGTGTCACTAAAAGTGGTTTCTGGTGGCATGCATTTACAAGGCCCTGAGGAAGAAGGGACAGTGAGCTCTCAGCAGGCACCTGGGCCACTGTTCTGAGTCTTTGCTGAGTCAGGAAGTGCTCCAAGGCACCCATGCATGATAAGGCTTTGATGCATGAGATTGAAATTCCGACAACTAATGGTGGCTATTGGTGTGGTAAAGATGCATAGGAGAGCTGAAGCTATAATGACCACtttgcagacaaaaaaaaaacaaacccaaaaccaaaaaacaaacaaacaaaagaccccccaaaacaaaaaacccaacaacaaaaaaacaagcagcAGGTGAATTGACTGCTCTGATACTGTCTCACCAGCCCAGAGGTCAAGGAGCAGCCACTGGGCAGGCTGAGGAGACACAAAGGGAAAGGGTGAGACAGCAAGAGGCAGTTGATAAGGAGAGGAATCACAAGAGGAAGAGCGAATTAGTGCAGGTTAGAGAAAGGGCGGCTTGCAGCCTCAGTCATGGTGTGGAGGTGAGGAGGGGCTCCCCAGAGCTCCTTCCCAGAGGAGCTTGAAGTACAAGGCAGTTCTCCCAACTTGTGCCACTTTCCCTGTCAagtctcaggaaaaacaaaaacaaaaataaaaatggggctAGGAAgagtgtgtgttttccttcctccttcaaatAGAGCCACTGAGCTgccagagaagcagaaagcagggGCTGCCTGTCTGTTCGGAGTCTTGGCCAAGAATGGGGTGGGGACAGCCTATGCTTTTCTCAGTGGGACCCGGGAGGACATCAGTTAAGGACGATGATGCTCTCCCCACGAGCCACAGGCAACACAATTCTGTTTAGGacaatctatcaatctatttgTCAGTTTATCTATTGCCCCCAGAACACTCTGGGGGACCTAAAAGTGCTCCCCAAATGGTCGGGGCCTGACAGTCACATTTGGGCTTCCTATAAGTCTTCTGTGGAGGAGCTGGTCCCATTTACCGATTTGATATATGGCTAAATATACACCAAACCTCTTGCAATGACATGAATTCTTATAAGTGAAAGACAGTGGTTAAAAGACGTCGAAAGCACTGGGAAACACCTAGAACTCACAATGCACTCTGCCAGTGGGCAGCAttgctccctctctgcttctaggCCCACAGAGCTGAAGCACCTGAAGCCATGGAAGACGCTGTCCTGCATCTAAAAGCATGGACCACAGGTGAAAGCTCTTATCTGGGAAGGTGAGTGGGCAGCACTCATAAAGCCAGGGGCAAGCAAGAGGTTGAATCTGGGTccccatgatttctttttttttcacattcaaGGCAAAGTGCTGCCCACTCCATCTTCTAGAACCCAAAGCACAAAAGTCAAGAAATGTCACATCACAACCACTTCAAGACTTCTGGGTATCTTTGGAAGGCCAGAAATTGGCTGTAGGACATGAGGTGAGCGGGCAAGGACCAAAATGTGCTGTCTTGGAGGCTCAAAGCAGATCTGTCTCCTGGATCCAGTCATGACATCAGTTCTAGAAGCTCATGTCTAGAAGCCTTGCCGGGAAGGACAAgagtctggcaaaatgcctggcAGGGTCCAGTGTGTAATAAAGAGGGACATGTGTTAAAGGCAACCTCTGGCTAAGGCTGCAGGCAGGGCCATTCCTGTACAACTAGCTGATCTGCATAAACATGACCAGGTCACTAGAACAGAAGGCACTGTGCCCTGCACCCTGACAGAGCCCTCAGGACTCACAGGTGACTGGGTCCCCAAAGCCAAGGTTAGAGGCTCTGCTTACCGTCTCATCTGTGCAGATGGAGTGCACTTGGGTCCCAAACATCACTGATGTGAAAATGAGGAAGAGCAGGGCCTCAAAACACAGCAGGATGAGCAGGATAACAGTGGTGGGCGGTGAGAAGGAGCTGCACTCTGCAAGGAAAGCAGCACAGGATTGTACCAGCTGCATGGCTCCCTGCCTCACCCCACCAAGCTCCCTCTTCTCTAACTAGTGCAACTCAGATCATTACCCTAAGGCCACACAATGACCAGCCTGGAATAAGTCTATTAGACCTCATGATACCTCGGGAGATCCTGCCTTTCCCTAGAGAACACAGGATGCAGGTTCAGAAGTCCAAAGTCCTGGCCTGGTCAGATCTTTCCTGGAGAGgtattccccacccccaaactgacTCCAGCTCAGCCACCCCAGGCTTCCTTTGGGTCCCAGGTGAGAGACAAGGGTAGGTCCAGGAGTGCCTGGTGGTTGGGGACTTGATAGGGGACTATTTGCCAAGAAGTGGCCTGCCTAGTGAATGGAAATGCTCCTTCTTGCCAGGGACATCTATGTAACTGAGACTGTCAGTCTCTCATTGGAGCTTTTACTATTCACGTTCATGGCTGGGCTGGCTCTAGGCATCTGCTTACCCTTCCACTGTAAAGCAGTGATGTGTGACTACGAATATGGTTTCTGAGCAGTGAACAAAGCCTAACTCAAACACACAGCACTCTAAGGCTCTGAGGGAGACAGTGTTTGAACAGGGAAGAAAAACTGGGCCACGCATGTGACATGCTTGGCCTAGCATCAGCTCTGGTGATGTGGTAAAGGCCTCTCAGTTTGGCTTGTAGGGGTCGGTATGCTTCCTCTGCTGGGGAGGCTGCATGTGCTTGACTGTCTAGGGAGGGGTGTGGGAAAGAGCAGGAATGAGCCCAATCACTGTGTGTGTTAGGGAGGCTGGCAAGGAGCACCTCATCTACATGCCCTCCTCTTTATCTGCTTCTCTGGACTTAGACCTCcacatgaattttctttttcttttatttttatgtgtatgggattCTGCTTCCGTGTGAATATCTACCACTTGTAAGCCTGATGCCTGTGTCATAGCCACTGGAACTAGTAAATTCTCCTCTTGATGCCTAGCTGGGCAAAACTTGGTCTTAGCAGTCCACCAACCAGAGGAGCTTGGCAGTGAATGATGACAGGCAAGGTTACCTGGTTGGCCCTGGTGGTGAAGAGTGCTGGGAAGAAGCAGGGCTCTAAGTCTGACAGACATGAGTAAGGGATAAGAGCCTGACCATAAGCTCCAACTATGATCGCCCTCATATTCCGCCATAGCCTGCCTTTGCCATCCCTTCCATGTGGAATTGGGCTTACCCCTGTCTCTCCCACTAAATCTACTTTAGGTTGCAGGGAGCCATTCAACCAATCTTGGAATGGTACCTGGCTGCAGATCTCTGGGCAAGAGGCTTGGTTATCCTGAGACTTACTTCCCCTTCAGTACAGGGATATGGCTAAGAAGTGATACTAGAGCATCTATATACCTCGTGTCAGCTGTGTGTTACGTGATGTgcagtgtgttttgtgtgtgtgttcacttacAAGAGGGAGGTCATATCCTTGTCAGTTGCCCTGTTGCTAGGGGCAGAGCCCAAGAGGCTCTCATATTTCCCAGCTCCTAGTGAGCTCTAACAGCCCTGTCAGCACTACCACGAAACAGAGACAGTCAGTCACTTCTGTGGCAGTATGCTATCATTGTCCACAGTTAACCTGACACAGGACGGAGGTTTGTGATGATAAAATTACCTCATTGGACATTCTATATCAAGTTGCCAAGGCCACACCAGAATTGACCTGGATTGCCAGGCCCTAGCcaaatacatgtatgtacttAAGAAACTGGTTGTACTTCTGCAGATGGTATCCTGCTTGTCCCTGCCTTGCCCTCCTCTCAGAACTGGAAAGGGGTTCCCTGCTCAGGACATCTGTCTCACAGACTCTGAGTGTGAAAGTTCTAGCCCTGCATGTGGCTGcttattattttttgctttcccgcctgtttttctctgttttaaatcTTCACATTTAAATGTAATACTTGTGAATCAGGGAGGCATGGTCTATGATCTTAATCTAAGTTAGTATTAACAAGACAagcaatctgaaaaaaaaaaaaaaaaactactaccTAGGCAGAAAGTTAGAAATGGATCTCTGGGAGGTTGGGTTGAATGACATTACAGTGCCCTGTTTAGAGCTGGGGTGTTGCTTGGGGGAGGAGAGCTTGCCTAGTGAAGCCTGGGTTCCACCCCTAGCGGTGAAGAGTAAAACAAGTGCTTTACAGACCAAGACTCAAAGATCTCTCTTGCTGCCCTCAGGATCCTGGCCTCTGCTGACTTGGGGCCTGTTCTCTCTAGGGACATACTTAGTTTGATCCTGTCCAACTCAGTAAGTTGCCTGTCTAAACTGAAGGGTctatttcttgttatttaaaaaaaaaaaaagaaaaagattagtgCCTCTTAGGGCCTGATCAGTCTGTAGGTTTTCAGAAGATGAAGTAAAATGAGTCTGGGCCTAGTACTGCAAAGGGAACAGGCCCTCCAGGCCACTCAGGTCCTATACCATCTCtacagcaggaagagaaacccaGGCAATACTTACTTGTCCAGTCTTCTTCAAAGCAATGCAGGAAGTGGAATCCCACCATGATGAGGGCGTGCAAGGAAATGAGAGCTATGTACATCTGAAACGGGAAAGCAGTGCTGAGCCATTGTTGGGAGAGTCTCCTAACTATGCAGCCTCCTTGAGCAGCTACTCAGAACATGTTCTACATGAATATTCTGCtaggcagaggccagaaaggtACCCGTGACTCCTTCAGTCCACAGACCCTCCATTTCTTGTTTTGAGTAGGATGACATCAGCTGTTCTCTGGCAACCAGAACAGATGCACAGCCTAAACACAGGCATGACTCAGGCTGTCTGGGGCACATAAATTCTGCTGCTGCTTTAACTTAAAAGGCCAGAGTGCCAACTATTCTCCATCTACCTGAagctcagagtttgaggccaccagCAACACTGCCTTCTTTAGTTATATGGGCCTAGTGCTTGAGTGGTACCCAGAACATAGCACTTGCCTCCAGCTAGTCAAATCAAATCAGCTTTCTACACGCACAGAAAGTGAAGGACATCTGTTGACCCAGAGAGATCCTGAGTGAGAAGGCAGAGAGTCATACAGAAGGCAGTATTCTCAACAGCAATGAAAACTGCTAAGAGTGCTGAGATTTTCCAAAGAACTAATGAGTCCCCCTGCCTCATGGAGGCAGAGTTCAGTTGCTGACTTACTGTGAACAGGACAAAGTACTTCTGGTTGTTCTCGCCGACACAGTTGTTGACCCAAGGACAGTGATGGTCCATCTTGCGAATGCACCGCTTACAAACACTGAAATGACCCATAATTCAGAACTTCAGCAGGGGTAATCATCATACAGTTTGAAAACAACCACTACACAAGTAAGAAAGCAGCAGGTGCTGGATGACCCAGAGGGAAACACTAGAATTGTGGCTTCAGCTCTACACCTCTGGGCACCAGTAATAGCTGTCCTGAGTTTATGCTGCAAGAAGACTGGAATGCAGAGTCAGGACCTCCAGGGTCAAGTCATTCCCCATGAGGAGTCAGAAGCATTTGCTTCCAAGACATCTGCACACATTAACAGGCCAGAACTGACCCAGGTAAGAGGCTATTCGGAAGCCTCATTAAGCTTAGAAATTGGGTTTCCTGAGAAGGCCACGTGAGAGGAGTTTGGGAAATGTTGCTGTGGGACAGGATATGGGAAAGAGCCGGCAGAAGTTCCAGGATTTCTACCAAACACTAGCAGAACTGGAATATACTTTTTCAAGCTGTAGGAACTGTAATAGCTTGGAACAGCAGACTTGGGTCTGCTGGGCTACCTTACTCAAGCTGGTGGGTTCCTGTCAGTTTGACTCAGACGAGCAGAGGCTTCATACTGCTCTGCACCCTTTCTCTTCCCTATCACTCCAAAGGCCTCATCTCATGACACAGACATGCTACCAAGAGGCACTGCTCGGAAGTGCTAGCCTGGTTCCATCATCTTCAGGAGCAGGAGGGCAAGGCAAGAAAAGGAGGTCCAACATGGATGCAGAAGGAAACAGTCAGGCCCAGCAACTATATACCATTGGTCGCCTGCTCTGTCTCTTCGGCTACCAGCTCTAAAAATATACACGAACACGTGTGAATTATGTACATGATAAATTGATTAACactttgttttttcaagaaaaggtttctctgtgtaacctggttgtcttagaacttgctctgtagaccaggctggcctagaactcagagatccacctgcctttgtctcctaagtgctgagattaaaggtgtgcgtcatCATGCCTGACTCTcccacacacaattttaaagtgGGCAAGTAGTACCGAGTGGTCAGTTCACTGTGTACCATGCCTCTGCTCCTCATGGACGGAATCATCACATCCTATTTATCTTATGGGCATGCAACCCAATG
Protein-coding sequences here:
- the Zdhhc3 gene encoding palmitoyltransferase ZDHHC3 isoform X2 yields the protein MMLIPTHHFRDIERKPEYLQPEKCAPPPFPGPAGTMWFIRDGCGIACAIVTWFLVLYAEFVVLFVMLIPSRDYAYSIINGIVFNLLAFLALASHCRAMLTDPGAVPKGNATKEFIESLQLKPGQVVYKCPKCCSIKPDRAHHCSVCKRCIRKMDHHCPWVNNCVGENNQKYFVLFTMYIALISLHALIMVGFHFLHCFEEDWTKCSSFSPPTTVILLILLCFEALLFLIFTSVMFGTQVHSICTDETGIEQLKKEERRWAKKTKWMNMKAVFGHPFSLGWASPFATPDQGKADPYQYVV
- the Zdhhc3 gene encoding palmitoyltransferase ZDHHC3 isoform X3 gives rise to the protein MDHHCPWVNNCVGENNQKYFVLFTMYIALISLHALIMVGFHFLHCFEEDWTKCSSFSPPTTVILLILLCFEALLFLIFTSVMFGTQVHSICTDETGIERLQRSKQPRELSGSWKSVQEAFGGEFSLNWFNPFTRPCQPEIPIDKGLVRQVSSLSDMDNVETAEGQLEETKDRDPVEVLGE